TGTAGTCTTAGTCAATTAACCATTCTTGTCTCACTGGTCTGGGGATAGTTACATTTCTATCCAAGACTTGAAAGGTCAACTTGCCTTCTCATCCCTGTTAGCAGGGAAACGTAGGCTTGCAAATGAAGGGGCCTACAATTTCTGAAGGAATTAAACttcctttaataataattttttaaaaggccaggCCTTTATAGTTGTAAAGATAATCATTCGTATGTCCTCCAGTGAAGTTTTGTTAATGAGACCTAGTCTACGTAGAAGAATTTAGTTTATTTGTACAACTGTCAGTTAcaggttgggtttttgtttttgttaaacatATATAGTTATACTAGAACGACCTGTGGATGCAGTTAAACCAGTATGAATAtaccttatactggtatagcttattccccttcctgagAATAAGCTGTACTGGTCTAAGCaccttttatactggtataactgtgccCATGTGAGGGAGGTTATACCATTACGTACATCTTTTGTTTGTAGACAAACTCCAGTATTTGCAGACACATTGCTCTGGTGCCTCATCGTTGGTACATTCCCCAACCTGCAgtagagaaattaaaaagaggCTGATCAGTCCCATTCAGGGGCAATGCTAGAATAATTAGTTTGGGGTGGCGAAGGGATGGTAAAGACTATTATTAAGGGGGCATGGATTTTTCTACATATACactttataaaatggggataaataatGTTGGTTGCAATTTACTTACCATATTGAAGCTTAATATGCCTGTTGAAAGCAGCAGCAAATCTGTCGACAACTCTTTCCAGCTGCAGAGACTCTGACAACTTTTTTTCAATAGCCATGACATCCAAGTCCCTTACCTGGTCACTTGTCATGCAGTTCCTCAGCTAGTCTTTCACCCATTGAAGACATGAGAATGCCATTTCATGTGCATCATTTGATGGAGGAATACTTGTACCAATTGCACAGAATTTATGCAGCTTGTGGAAGGCAAATTTGTATTTATCCAAAGAAATTAGCAGCTGCAGCAAACTGTCAATCTTGGACTTTTTCTCTTCTTCATAGCATTCAGTTACTTTTGCAAGAGGTTTACCTCTGTCTTCACAATATCTATATCACATCCATGGTGTTCTATGAGtggttttaattttagaaagttaATAATTTTCATACTTTGGGTTAAGGCAATTGACACCAtcaagaacaaatttattttcagaacaTCTTATCTGAAGTGGTCTCCAGTAACTTAATCAATCTCTGACAAAAAGGAGTTTGTCCTGATGTCTCCTTTATCTGTTCTTCAGTTGAAATGTATTCCTGAAGTTTTTAAAGCAACTTTTGTACATAACTGTTGTAAAGAGGCTAGCTGGGGCTTGACCCTCTCTGGGGCGGCAGGGAGCCACACCGGCTTGCTACACACAGTTGACTTTGGGGAATTTGTCCGGCCACAGGAGTCTCCCTTGGGAGCCCTTGCGGTAACTGGAACGAGCACCGTAGGCCCAGGCCCTGAGTCAGGGCAGGGCACCAAATAGTCAGTAGCTCAGACCCTCAGGCTGGGACAGAGCAAACAGTTCAAGATTAGGTAGGCCCAGGCCCTGGGGTGAGTGTGGGGTAACAAACAGTAAATAGCTTAGGCCCTTAAGCAGAGGCTGAGCAACACAGCATATGTGCATTGGCCCAGGCCTCcaaggacctggaagagggggagattGCCACTCACGAGttggtggcaggggggacgcaggcccacccactccactgcagctcagcccagggccctagcagtggcaaaTGACCCGttgctgggtcagtggggatcctgaccgCTGGGTTCTGGCAGGGTTACAGCCAGACTAACGTAGGCTGCCCCCGGGCTGCTTCCTAACTCCCTTCCTTCTGGAACCTGGATCACCGCGGTGTTCTTTGGGgcgtccagcaccatgggttcctcggggTAGTGGGCAAGCAGCAGGTCCGGCAACTCCCCTGGATAGCAGGCGCAGGTCAGGCCAGTCTTGGCATGGACCTGAGGCCGCGGGGTTTTCCCAGTCTCAGGCTAGGCTGGTTGTGTCTGGCTTCCCCGGCGGTTGGTCATCTAGTGAGCTCTGAGGGCCTGTCTTTCTACTTCCGGGTGGCGCCTTTCTACGTCCGGGTTGCCGCATGTCCCTCtgaggggcgggctcagagcttcctggctctgcccactctggtgtctggaggggctcgaccctctccggggcagcggggagccacaccgcctcactacgcTGTGTATTCCCAAAACTTTAGATGGCTTCAAATCATTTTCTGAAGCAGTGGTAACGACTTTGCTCCATATTTCATCAGATGCCTCTTCCAAATTTCTCACGTTCAGAAATTCACTGATTGGGGTGTCCACAGATAAGCATGCCTGAGAAAAGTCACGCTCAATTGCTTGCAGGTAATCAGAACTTTAAGcagttaaataatttttgttaacATGCAAAGGAGAACAGCAAAGTCAGTCTAATACTGAACTAAAGACCTCATGAACCCATTGCTCTGTCATCTCTTGATATATCTTGAGATATTGTAGCAAATGACACAAGAATGGATGAAATTGCCTTTTTTCAAAGCATTGCAAGCGGAAATTTGGTATGCCCATTGAGTGTCACAAAGCTTCTTCAATGCCAAAACTTTATTTTTGGGTTGTACTTTCTTAATGGCTGTGAATTTAGTGTGCAAAGCTGACCAAAGAGGAGAATGTACAATTTCTCCAGGATAGTGAAAAAATCCAGTGCatgtttgtttcctttgtatACATAAACAATAACTAAATTGAGCCTGTGGTTGAAACAATGAACACCATTGTAATACAGTTCTGCATATCAGTACCACACCGTGACAATGTGTTCTTCACATCATGAAAGAGAGAATGCATCAAGTGACTTGACAAGATGGAAGCCAAAAAATCTTTCATATACTGTGCTATGCAAATAATATCTCAACATAACTGACACTTGTTCAACTTTGCTAATGTCTTTAGTTTCActaagcattacagagaaaacattagcCTCTTTCACTTCTTGGCTTATGcgttcatgttttgttttttgttttttgacagaaTGTGAATGATGTAATTTTGTATTGATGAATGGGTATATTTTGCATTGCGTGGTCcactttcagttttctttcttaCCAATACTCAAGTATTTGGCTATTAGAGTCAGTAGCTCCAGGAAGTTGTCGTAGTTGCTGCTGTCACTCTCTTCTTTTCCTCTTTGAGCAATCCCCTGGACTACAGTGAGTCAGATGACATCTGCCACAACTTCAATatacatacaaagaaaaggagtacttgtggcaccttagagactaacaaatttatttgagcataagctttcatcgatgaagtgagctgtagctcatgaaagcttatgctcaaataaattttgttagtctctaaggtgccacaagtgctccttttctttttgcgaatacagactaacacggctgctactttgaaacctgtcaatatacaTACAGTTCTGCACTGAAGCAAAATATGCAACAGTAATTTTCAACTGATCTGAAAGACTATCACCTTTTGACTGAATGATTTTGAATTAAGCCCACACCACGTCATTCTGTTTTCATGCTGTTGGAAACCTGCATCCTATGCCATAGCTTTTTTCCAATTTCTGAAGCCATTACCAATAAACACAGGTTTTTGTACAGCAATAGGTGATGAAAGAAGTCTGCATGGGAAGGAGTAAGCTGCATTTATTATTTCACTGTATTTGACCCATGGATTTAAACTATTTTGAAACTTCGCCACTCATTCTTGTTTCATTTGAAGAGAAGATCCAACTGTGGTTGTTTTGGACCTTCAGATACAATTTGCACAGTGTCACTTGGTTCCGGTGGAATCTTATTTCCTGGGCTTACTTTATTACCACGTGGGTTCTTTTCCAGTTTCCATTCATGGTACCGTATCGCTCAGTCATTTCCTTCCACCTCTTTTTATTCTAATGAAGAATCTGATGCTGAATGTTCCACTTTCCATTTTTCTATGATACAGTCTTCGTCATTATCTAAGGTACATAGTTTGGAGGTAATACTGGTAGAGGACTCTTCTACCGATCTTTACCCAGTATTAGGCTTAGTCTTGAAGTTGAGGGTATGTCTTGGCAAATTTCAGACAATTTGCTTTTCTTTGATGCATTTTGTTTGCTGAAAAGTTCTGAAATTGTCAGTGATCATTTGCTTGGCatttaagaaacatttttttttttctttaaagctacTTCTGTTCAGAAATGGAGGCCTCGCaggtgggagcccaggctagATCCCTCTTACAGGCCACTGTTTTAGACTAGTCTAGGCTAGACCTCCCATGCTAGCTTCTTCTTCCTGCCTTAGTCCACACAGCTGGAAGAAGTTGAGATAGGAGAGGCAAAGAGGGCAGCAGTGCCAGCCCATAGTCCAAGCCTGCAGGGGGAGAGTGCCTGGAAAAGGAAAGGATTCATGCACTGaacctctttccttcccccccccgcacataGGCTTTCCTGGCCCTAGCCCAGCAGCTGGGGGTCTGGCCTGTTTATGATCAGCCTTCTCTGGGTCCTGATATAAACACTGGggtttatgtcagtataactgtgttgctcagaggtggatttttcacaccctctGAGCcacgtagttataccaatgtcAGTttatagtatagacctggccttggTTACGCTGGTGTATCCCCTGTATGCTGATCATTTCAGCAGGAATCTCCCTGCTCTCTGAAGTAATCACTGCTTGTATTTCACTAATCACTATCAAAGTCACAGCTCACACACTATAATAAGGGAACAAAATGCCTCTGCTTCTATTCCACTACTCTGATGTGGTGGGGTAGTGGGAAATATTTTCGTGGTGGGAGGCACCCACTACCCCTTGGTACTCCGTGGTGTCATTCCTGGTCCCATTGCTGCTAATGGAAACTCCTGTGGGCAACAGTGAAACGATCATCTCTCTTTCAGTCTGTCTGCTGTCTTGGGAAATATATGGGCCTCAGCAACAGAGTTATTTAAGCAACCACTCCCTGTGGACTCCCACTGCTTCCTGAGCAGCCGGGAGGCTTGGTTTGGGGAATAGAAGATGAGCAGATACCTTTCTTCGCAGtagccaggaggctctggggtgAAGATGGAAGAAACAATGAGAGAAAGCGCCTTCTCCTTCTTTTCTATAATTGTATATACTGTATTTCTggttgttataccaataaaataaaaaccagcaggatcttattgaaggggaaaaggcaaaataccaatttattgtgaatacaaaaagaatcatagtaagcagttatagctataacattcctttcagtttcatatttatattctctctcactctcacacacacacacacacacacacacacacaggttctgcaaggttgttatcatagttaccagccttagagttgctcatgccaagccactggccagatgaggagggagcagggccttgtcagatgctcatctgatgctcttggaagttggtttgcagaatcagtccccaaagttctcactttctagagtccatttttataggaatttcttcctatgccagtctatgggaattgcttcatcatgctgttgctgaatcaatcagcagatggcacattcctgacagctccgtgctgccagatgttatcttgttctttggttctcccattcttgaggctgttgggtggattccagtctgccctcccggggtcctctggttatttccacttgacgccgccttcagccgatggacactggattgtaaggctggcacctccctgatcattcagttattatccataccaagcatccatccacatacatcctctatctctattttaatcataattggtaacaaagcaagatgaatacaacaaaagggtggggagtctctgggtgctgcttCTGTTGTtccagagtattgctttgagtcaatcaatctctctctctccttgtgggtgtgggtgtgggtgtgtgagtaGTTTGTTGCAAAGAATTGCTTTAAGAACAGACTCTCTTAGAatatactaacacaattagcagcttgcaagccTCACACATAGAggaagagaaacagtaccaaaaaccaagaaacctcttaattagtaataccttggaatttaaactataggaaataaaactcatttgtgattttaatacagaacttcttttaatatgatccaacatggtggggtggggtggggaaggtgaCTAAGTTCATCAAAGCACTTGCTAGCAAGGGGCCTGGTCTATAAGATGGCGGGCCCACAAGTAAAGTCTAAGGACAGCACCTTGGTAAGAATCCCACCACCTTCCCATTGCCCATCAGCATGACCTTGCCCATGGATTTACTGGCGAGCCAGCCCCCACTTGCCTCTCGCGTTGGCATCTAACTAGTAGATGTCTGGTGGTTCCCAACTGTGCCGCTAGCCCTGTATCTACCCTGCTTTGCAGGGATAATGCAAAGATTAATTTGTTTCCAAAGGTCTTTGAGAATGGAAAACATATGAAAGTGCTCAACCATTGTTTGGGACTTCTCTTGAGGCATCTAACTTCTATTTGAAGTTTCAACTTCAGAGGTTATATATTGAGTTGGTGCATTAATAGCCTTTTTAAATTAGCTTTGATTGCATTTTACAGATCTTAGTCTTCTTGAACATATCCCACCAGTTAATTTATACACAGTTATTTTAAACAATGACTTTACATAACTGTTACTAATTACGAATCATATCTTCAAGAATCATAAGCATGCATTAAGAACCATACTTCTGTTACTAGGACAATAATTAAATGATGGAGTCTTCTCTttctaataaaaaagaaaaggagtacttgtggcaccttagagactaacaaatttatttgagcataagctttcgtgagctacagctcacttcatcggatgcagtaagctgtagctcacgaaagcttatgctcaaataaatttgttagtctctaaggtgccacaagtattccttttctttttgcggatacagaccaacatggctgctactctgaaaccttctctttCTAATGTCTTCATAAATTATATTCTAGATGTAGTTTTGAGGTGTTCTGCTGATGCAGAGATAATGACTAAAAGCTGTTTCTATGgtaaaaatatgttttgtatGTAATCTTGAAGTGCCTTTCATAAGATTAGCTACTTTTTGAATTTTTGAACAGTAAAATAACAGTTGAAGTTAAAGGGTATTGGAACGCAGTTGCAAAACAGCCTATATCGGGGTGGGTCAAGTATGGCTTATGGGCCGGATCCATCTCGCCAACTGTTTTAAGCCTgtcctcgagctcctgctgggagtggggtctggggcttgccctgctctgaggCTCCAGCTGGCGAGCAGGGTAGAGGGCTGCaccacgtggctcccggaagctgtGGCCTGGGCCCCCTCTGGTGCTCCAATgtgagctgcagaggcagtgcctgtggatAGGGCAGTAGGTAGAGCTGTCTGGCcgcacctctgtgtaggagccggagaagggacatgccgctgcttctgggagctacttgaggtaagtgcctcccAGAACcggcacccctgagcctctccccacactcctgccccagccctgatgtccctcccaccctcagaacccctcaatcccagccggGAGcaccttcctgtaccccaaacccctcattcccagccccatcccagagcctgcagccccagccctgatccccctcccgcccctgaaTCCCTCGGTCTCAGCCCAGAGACCTCACGTACAacccaaattcctcatccccagccctcacccccccccccccgcactcctattccccagcctggagtctcctccggcaccctgaactcctcatttctggccccgccccagagcttgcaccctcaaccagagccctcattccctcccgcaccccaaccccaattttctgagcattcatggtccaccatacaatttctattcccagatgtggccctcaggccaaaaagtttgcccaccccggcctaTATGCTTTTCTAGGATGGCTATTGTTAATGAGATGACCTAAGGGGTGGGttggtgggtgtgggggtgtgtgtgtgtgtgtgtgtgtgtgtgtgtgtgtgtgtgtgtgtatgtatgtgtgtgtatgtatgtatgtatgtacatacaCAGGATTTCGTTTGTCGTCTTGTTATTAAACCAATGGAagaattagtgtgtgtgtgtgtgtgagagagagagagagagagagagagagagagagagagagagagagaatgggaaaggtgctattaaaaatgtatattttgataGGTTATATTTGTGTAGTTTAAAGTGGTGAAATAAATGTCACTAAACTTCATGAAAGAAATAAGATGCCTAGCTCTTTGTAAATCACTCCGCAACTGATAATTCCACAAATTACTTTTTCTAAGAATATAGTCTTATTTGAACACATTGTATGACTGTATATTTGATGGGAAAAACTATAGAGATGTACAATGTGTACGTTTAACTTCTGAAAAGTGTGTTTTGGTCTTTACGGTCCAAATGCTGTGTCCCTGCTGAGTCCATTGGTTGAATTATATGACCGCTTTGTCATAAAGATAGCTATCACTCTAATCTGCAAAATGCTTTCTTAGAATGTTTTCTATACCATTACTTTCTTTTGTCTTGTCTGGTTAAAGGAAACCCACTCCTAACCATTTTCAACACAAACTTCCTAATGTAGCCAGGGTTGTATGTGAATGCATGTCGACGGATGGGGAAAGAATGCTCTTTTCAGGATTCTGCACCTTTTAACAAATCACTTTTTAGGGAAATAGAGTTGTATGAATGGCACTAAGCAAATATTAGATGCTGCAGCCAGTTGCCATTGCAAACCCTTGACCTTTTTGGGCAGTGCACCCAAGTGCAGGTTGCATCCATAGCTAGCTAACCCCTTAGCTTAGGTGTGGCCAACCTgtagctccggagccacatgtggctcttcagaagttaatatagtCACCGACtcaggggctggagctacaggcgccaactttccaatgtgctggggggtgctcactgctcaaccccctggctctgccacaggccctgcccccactccatcctttcCCATCTCATCCCCTGAGTttgccgtgccctcactcctctgctccccctgagcctcctgcacgtcaccaaacagctgatcgggaggtgggggagggaggcgctgattggcggggctgctagtgggtgggaggcgctgggagcagaTTGGGGGGAactgatgaggggctgctgatgtattactgtggctctctaGTAATTTACATcggtaaattctggctccctctcaggctcaggttggccacctctgccgTAGCCATTTAAAAATTTTCTGGCCATAGTCAGTCGCCCCTCCTGCTGTGAAAGCTATGGCAGACCATCGTTTCGTGGCTTTTTGGCGCATAGACACCAaattgctttcagcagatggtgcactgctgctctcctgctactatgaatccacctcgcatttTCTCTAGtctttctatgtaatctctataaatatctactctttctcttcctcatcgactgcttccgctgccaactctgctcggccatcgtgaacGAGCAGCACAACTTTCGCCTCCAACTCTGCTCTTGCCACGCTactgagcttctccatgttgtctatCCTGGGCTCCCATctccgtgaaagctacagaagacaaccatttcccgcCTTTTTTCGGCTATCAtgaaccgaacagcacctcttcTGCTGTCACTCTGCTGTCCTACGTTTtgtgccctttttccaggattacccgtgcaggcgccatagcgcggcaagcatggagcccgctcagatctctgctgcagttttgaccattgcaAATACTttgtgcattatccagcagtatgtgcagtacctgcaaaaccgggcaAGGAAGCGATGACAGCGTGattacgatagtgatgaggacttGGACACGGACGTTCCTAGAAGCccggcatgtggcgattgggagacCGTGGTTgcgttgggccaggttcatgctgtggaatgccaattctgggcctgggaaactagcacagactggtgggaccgcatagcttttcaggtatgggatgattcccagtggctgcaaaactttcgtatgcgtagagccactttcctggaactttgtgacttgctgtccctgccctgaagcgcaaagacaccaaaatgagagcggccctcacagttgagaagcgagtggccatagccctgtgggaAGCTTACAACGCCCAACAgttactggtcagttgggaatcagtttggagtgggaaaatctaccgtgggggctgctgttctgcaagtagccaatgcaatcattgaccagctgctatcaagggtagtgactttgggaaatgtgcagaccattgtggatggctttaatgcgctggggttccctaactgcggcggggCGATAAACGGAACGCATACCCCTATCTTGGCTCCAAAACGgggcggccagtacataaactgcaaggggtacttttctatggtgctgcaagctggtggatcacaagggacaattcaccaacatcaatgtgggatggctgggaaaggtgcatgacgcttgcatcttcaggaactctggtctgtttgaacagctgcaggaagggacttgcttcccagaccagaaaattactggtTGGGGATGTTaaaaatgcctatagttatccttggggacccagcctaccccttaatgccatggcttatgaagctgtacacaggcaccctggacagtagtaaggagcagttcaactgtaggctgagcaagtgcagaatggtggtagaatgtgcttttggacatttgaaagctGGCTggtacagtttactgactcggttagatctcagcacaaccaatattccaattgtaattgctgcttgttgagtgctccacaatatctgtgagagtaagggggagacatttatggcagggtgagaagttgaggcaactcgcctggtggccaatttcacacagccagacaaaagggcaattagaagagcgcaTCAGGGCACGCTGcatatcagagaagctttgaaagccagttttgTGAGTGGCTagggtacggtgtgacagttgtttgtttctcttaaagttacccaccccctatatatatatgaaaggaaataaagtcacaattattTAAAACCCGTTCTTTATTTGTTCTCTcaacacattgagagaaatcagatgGTAGACCGGGGGAGGCGGGGTATTGGGGGAgcggggtggaggaggagggaaggacaagtccagaaaccaaatcaaaatttcggatatgccagctttctgctagCTTGTGCAATGCTCTGGGGTTCAGTGTTTGGGTCCCCGTAGCCTCTCCCACCCGTGTTcttgggagtctgggtgaggaggctatggaacttgcgGGAGAGGGAGGACAgtttatacaggggctgcagcggcagtctgtggtcttgttgcctttcctgcattagatccaccatacagtggagcatgtccgtttgctcccccgtgagcttgaccatagcatcctgcctgctctcatcgcgtgcgtccctcctctcttcatgtGCATTTAATGTTTTACGGGACTCTGCAAtcgtttgcctccatgcattcagctggtccctatcagtgcaggaggactgcatgagttcgGCGAACATGTCGTCCcgagtttgttttttccaccttctaatctggaccagcctctggaacggagtagataggggccgtgttgaaacatttgcacctgtgggaagagaaaaagggaggatagtattttaaaaggtacgttttagagaacaaaggggacactttcTCAGTGAAGCAGGagattcatagtacacagcacatgttctttctgttcaaggtctcattttgcctcttatactgaagtgggtgccactttggtgtgagtaagccatcacacgtggctgggcaacagaattcggcttgcaggcagacatggtaagccCTAGCGGCACGTGCggttctgcttcttctgcattcattttaatgctttcaaactgccagaCCCCCTTTTCCATAgtaagcaatgcctggtgggtttgccatataaaaggagggcctgcaggctctctgggatgattgcttcacacaacaccccccccccacacccaccgtgtggctctgagcagggatgagccctttaaactaaacacgaACAGCCCAGCGTGGCTGGATTTCCCCACGCTGTGTGGCTCTGATCAGGCTCTcgctcaccagaagtgccttctccagtgtcatggtccgggagcccgcatTGGAGTCGGGGGAGGCTATTGGGTCCagcattaagaatagttcctggctaggggggaaaacgGATTTCCCCGcttgccgcctgtgcactgtcgtcgtcctcctcctcctcctcctgctcttcgtcctccaataactcatcctcctcgctccgtACAACTTCCCCTTTGCAGGTAtgcacggacagtggtggggtggtggtggcgtcaccccctccccccataattgcatgcagttcacggtagaagcggcatgtatggggctgtgacccagagctcctgttcgcctccctggctttttggtacgttTGCCcgagctccttgatttttttgtacaacactgctctgtgtccctggagtagcctctttctgtCATGGGCCTGGAGACTTTAGTGTACGTATTTGCGTTTCTTTTCTTGGAACGTacttctgccataacagattcgccTTCTCAACATGCAAAGGGTTACCTCCTGTTTGGACCGTGCTGGAGTTTGTCTGCGAATCCAGGACTGTGTGGtttcttgtgatggtggactcttcatggtcacctgtgatggtggactgtgctgatggtgaccaaacgggaaatgaaattcaaaagttcctggggcttttactgcctacctggctagtgtaTCGGAGTTGAGAGTTGTTCAGAGCAGTcccaagggagcattctgggatagttcccggaggccaataacatcgaattgcgtccacagtacctgtagcCCAGAACTGCaatctcgattttagcgctactccacttgccgaggtgggctacagaaatcggattaaagagccctttaaatcgaaaaaaacgGTTTGGTTGTGTagacggaatcagttttatttcgaatTAACTCAGCTAATTCCGAAATAAgcgcgtactgtagaccaggcctaaggtaaAGGCCTTCTCTGCATTAGCGCTCTGAGCAATGCCACCAACAGTGAAACAGTACTGCTAGAAGTGTGCTGAGGAgagcttctaaaaaaaaaaaaattactaatgtTGACAAAGCTGCTGGGATGGTCTCCTGTGTTAAGAGGAATATTTGTAAAGGATGACAAAGAATTTATTGCACTTAGAGTAGTTTGTTCATAGCGCTGATAAGTGTATTGGTTTAAAGTTACATGTTAGAAGTCAAAACGTTCCAGTGAAGTTTGGTCACCATGGCTGACCATAGAATCCCAACCTGTCACATGGAATACTGCACATCATACACAATGTGTATTCAACAGAAGTTTTGTATTTGGACACTGATGGAGTTCTGAATTTCTGTTGCTGTGTCTATCAGCAGCAACTTCTCTAGTGCATGTGTCTCTCAGAATCATACAATTTTGACCTTAAACATAGgggtttaaggtcagaagggaccattatgatgttCTAGTCAGACcatctgcacaatgcaggccacagaatctcaccca
This genomic window from Dermochelys coriacea isolate rDerCor1 chromosome 8, rDerCor1.pri.v4, whole genome shotgun sequence contains:
- the LOC122455489 gene encoding uncharacterized protein LOC122455489 is translated as MAEVRSKKRNANTYTKVSRPMTERGYSRDTEQCCTKKSRSSGKRTKKPGRRTGALGHSPIHAASTVNCMQLWGEGVTPPPPHHCPCIPAKGKLYGARRMSYWRTKSRRRRRRTTTVHRRQAGKSVFPPSQELFLMLDPIASPDSNAGSRTMTLEKALLVQMFQHGPYLLRSRGWSRLEGGKNKLGTTCSPNSCSPPALIGTS